A part of Streptomyces sp. NBC_01210 genomic DNA contains:
- a CDS encoding cytochrome P450: MDPEASLGSLSHVPGMGRPVPEAEPGLVQRWRSGGGELVELLSQVRERFGSIAVFRLGPAPTVLVTDPQAVQHVLARHPERYVKRSHRARLLIGDGVLAATGAAWKRQRRLLQSQFTGTGMRRYEQRITEAARTTAGRWGGYARTGQTLDVGREMRRFALDAIWRSLTGHPLDDGTERELAAVAAVAAALPTLPADVTDAHDAVAADLARIDAVARHAIEAARGGAVGPDGPGLLHVLIDAANERPEYTDRLIRDELVTLLVAGHETTATTLTWLYLLLDRYPAAREQALAAGDEGSAQRRQAIQALVHETLRLYPSAWILPRHATEDDTLAGYTVEAGTDILICPYLTHRDPELWPDPEHFDPRRFITPNGRPAHPGAYFPFGIGPRACLGLQFALRESTVLLEHLLPVHTLAFSSTPTKAAYGITVRPDGPTPATLEPPRT, encoded by the coding sequence ATGGACCCCGAAGCCAGTCTCGGCTCCCTTTCGCACGTTCCCGGAATGGGGCGGCCGGTCCCCGAAGCCGAGCCTGGACTCGTGCAGCGGTGGCGTTCGGGGGGAGGTGAACTGGTCGAGCTGCTGTCCCAGGTGCGCGAGCGGTTCGGCAGCATCGCCGTGTTCCGCCTCGGGCCGGCCCCCACCGTTCTCGTCACCGACCCGCAGGCGGTCCAGCACGTACTCGCCCGGCACCCGGAGCGGTACGTCAAGCGCTCCCACCGCGCCCGTCTGCTGATCGGCGACGGAGTCCTCGCCGCCACCGGTGCGGCGTGGAAGCGCCAACGCCGCTTGTTGCAGTCCCAGTTCACCGGTACCGGGATGCGCCGCTACGAACAGCGGATCACTGAGGCTGCCAGGACCACCGCCGGGCGCTGGGGCGGGTACGCCCGTACCGGGCAAACCCTCGATGTCGGGCGGGAGATGCGCCGCTTCGCCCTGGACGCCATCTGGCGCTCTCTTACCGGGCACCCCCTCGATGACGGGACCGAGCGCGAACTGGCCGCCGTGGCAGCCGTGGCAGCCGCCCTTCCGACGCTGCCCGCTGATGTCACCGACGCCCACGACGCCGTTGCCGCCGATCTCGCCCGGATCGATGCGGTCGCCCGGCACGCCATCGAGGCCGCCCGCGGCGGGGCGGTCGGCCCCGACGGCCCGGGCCTGCTTCACGTCCTGATCGACGCCGCCAACGAGCGCCCCGAGTACACCGACCGGCTGATCCGCGACGAGCTGGTCACGTTGCTCGTGGCTGGGCACGAGACCACCGCCACCACCCTGACCTGGCTCTACCTGCTCCTCGACCGGTACCCCGCCGCCCGCGAACAAGCTCTCGCCGCCGGCGACGAAGGCTCGGCGCAACGCCGCCAGGCCATCCAGGCTCTGGTCCACGAGACGCTCCGGCTCTACCCATCCGCCTGGATCCTGCCCCGCCACGCCACCGAGGACGACACCCTCGCCGGCTACACCGTCGAGGCGGGCACCGACATCCTGATCTGCCCGTACCTCACGCACCGCGATCCTGAGCTGTGGCCGGACCCAGAGCACTTCGACCCTCGGCGCTTCATCACCCCGAACGGCCGGCCTGCCCACCCGGGCGCCTACTTCCCCTTCGGCATCGGTCCCCGCGCCTGCCTCGGTCTGCAATTCGCTCTCCGCGAATCGACGGTCCTGCTCGAACACCTGCTGCCAGTCCACACCCTGGCCTTCTCCTCCACCCCCACGAAGGCGGCGTACGGCATCACCGTCCGCCCCGACGGCCCCACCCCCGCGACCTTGGAACCGCCACGCACCTGA